The Kitasatospora setae KM-6054 genome contains a region encoding:
- a CDS encoding Z1 domain-containing protein, with translation MGDSPNEPLSRAIRLVRGFLDHGRQPTQDEVEEAVDMVSIMLARRGEQLDRAELLKEVETLVTVFQERSLGLSDPKGHEAWLQEAKVDRSWDFWERYRWFLEDVKKLPLSVVRRLDQTTDDVLGQLEDPRRQGPWRRRGLVIGQVQSGKTGQYIGLGAKAVDAGYQFIVVLAGIHNDLRSQTQLRIDEGLLGFNTQYQMRANEPGRTRAMGAGRMPLQGRKRLDIASPTNSREDGDFGRKAAATINFPLGRFPVVLVVKKHWRILEYLRNWAVDVQGTELADGGKIVQDIPLLVIDDEADNASINTVKDPDADPTKTNQAIRELLNSFEKSAYVGYTATPFANIYIDPDAEHEKAGEDLFPESFVRSLPSPSNYLGPERVFGLQVADDDEPDVVPLPLVRHVRDAEGWLPLKHKASANVKGEAPASLRDAVMAFVLTCAARRARGQIRVHNSMLVHVTRFTRVQGQVHEQVDDLLRHLRDVLRDRYGRGAELLADFRQLWEEDFEPTSDCFDPDEALPLTWEKVEAELFDALKKITVKSINGTSQDVLDYHEHRRIGLSVIAIGGQKLSRGLTLEGLTVSYYLRWANTYDSLLQMGRWFGYRPGFEDLCRLYTTPEVQAAYVEVTSAADELRREVEEMSTLGLTPREFGLKVRASSLGLMVTAANKMNNGKRVLLSYSGEGPETVIFDLGTQALRHNLQSLEQLVRQLDVLSSPEVDGRSGTVTWTGVNPDRVAAFLAGYRADRMAQRVRPRLIADYIEQCARNGELGSWTVALVSSSQAASTLFVGGHEVGPVRRAALNEDFRGEGRYTIRRVLSPVDEQLDLDEGQVERAFDATKAEARERERPKEPKEPSGVYLRRQRDPGKALLLLYPIIVAAEEGSETNTPTYLVGFQVSFPVSERHVRTEYLANRIYLQEDIYPLDAGEDGE, from the coding sequence ATGGGTGACTCTCCCAACGAGCCCCTCAGCCGGGCCATTCGGCTGGTGCGCGGGTTCCTGGACCACGGTCGGCAGCCGACCCAGGACGAGGTCGAGGAAGCGGTCGACATGGTCTCCATCATGCTGGCGCGCAGAGGCGAGCAGCTGGACCGCGCCGAGCTGCTCAAAGAGGTGGAGACGCTGGTCACCGTGTTCCAGGAGCGGTCCCTGGGGCTGTCGGACCCGAAGGGGCACGAGGCGTGGCTCCAGGAAGCGAAGGTGGACCGCTCCTGGGACTTCTGGGAACGCTACCGCTGGTTCCTGGAGGACGTGAAGAAGCTCCCTCTCTCGGTGGTCCGTCGCCTGGACCAGACCACTGACGACGTCCTCGGTCAGTTGGAGGACCCACGTCGCCAGGGGCCCTGGCGACGAAGGGGCCTTGTCATCGGACAGGTCCAGTCCGGCAAGACCGGCCAGTACATCGGCCTGGGAGCCAAGGCGGTCGACGCCGGCTACCAGTTCATCGTCGTGCTGGCCGGTATCCACAACGACCTACGCAGCCAGACGCAGCTCCGCATTGACGAGGGGCTGCTGGGCTTCAACACGCAGTACCAGATGCGGGCCAACGAGCCCGGGCGGACGCGCGCCATGGGCGCTGGGCGTATGCCGCTCCAGGGGCGCAAGAGGTTGGACATCGCCTCTCCGACCAACAGCCGCGAGGACGGGGACTTCGGACGGAAGGCCGCAGCGACCATCAACTTCCCACTCGGCCGGTTCCCCGTGGTCCTCGTGGTGAAGAAGCACTGGCGCATCCTGGAGTACCTGCGGAACTGGGCAGTCGACGTGCAGGGGACCGAGCTCGCCGACGGGGGGAAGATCGTCCAGGACATTCCCCTCCTGGTGATCGACGACGAGGCGGACAACGCCTCGATCAACACCGTGAAGGACCCGGACGCGGACCCGACGAAGACGAACCAGGCGATCCGTGAGCTTCTCAACTCCTTCGAGAAGTCGGCCTACGTCGGCTACACGGCGACACCCTTCGCCAACATCTACATCGACCCCGACGCAGAGCACGAGAAGGCCGGGGAGGACCTCTTTCCCGAGAGCTTCGTGCGCAGCCTCCCCTCCCCTTCCAACTACCTAGGCCCTGAACGGGTCTTCGGTCTCCAAGTCGCGGACGACGACGAGCCGGACGTCGTGCCGCTGCCCCTCGTCCGGCACGTCCGGGACGCGGAGGGCTGGCTCCCCCTGAAGCACAAGGCGAGCGCGAACGTGAAGGGGGAGGCACCCGCGTCGCTCCGGGACGCGGTGATGGCGTTCGTCCTGACCTGTGCCGCGCGACGCGCACGTGGGCAGATCCGGGTGCACAACTCGATGCTGGTGCACGTGACCCGGTTCACGCGGGTTCAGGGGCAGGTCCACGAGCAGGTGGACGACCTCCTGCGTCATCTCCGCGACGTGCTGCGTGACCGCTACGGTCGCGGCGCGGAGCTGTTGGCGGACTTCCGACAGCTGTGGGAGGAGGACTTCGAGCCCACTTCGGACTGTTTCGACCCTGACGAGGCACTGCCTCTGACCTGGGAGAAGGTTGAGGCTGAGCTCTTCGACGCACTGAAGAAGATCACCGTCAAGTCGATCAACGGAACCTCCCAGGACGTGCTCGACTACCACGAGCACAGGAGGATCGGCCTGTCCGTGATCGCCATCGGAGGCCAGAAGCTCTCCCGGGGGCTCACCTTGGAAGGGCTCACCGTCAGTTACTACCTCCGCTGGGCGAACACGTACGACAGCCTCCTGCAGATGGGCAGGTGGTTCGGGTACCGGCCCGGTTTCGAGGACCTGTGCCGCCTGTACACCACGCCCGAGGTGCAGGCAGCGTACGTCGAGGTGACGTCGGCGGCGGACGAGCTCCGCCGCGAGGTGGAGGAGATGTCCACGCTCGGGCTCACCCCCCGGGAGTTCGGCCTCAAGGTCCGTGCCTCTTCTCTGGGCCTCATGGTCACGGCCGCCAACAAGATGAACAACGGCAAGCGTGTCCTGCTCAGTTACTCCGGGGAAGGGCCGGAGACCGTCATCTTCGATCTCGGGACCCAGGCACTGCGCCACAACCTCCAGTCCCTCGAACAGCTCGTCAGGCAGCTCGACGTCCTGAGTTCTCCTGAGGTCGACGGTCGTAGCGGGACCGTGACATGGACTGGTGTCAACCCGGACCGTGTGGCCGCCTTCCTCGCCGGCTACCGGGCCGACCGGATGGCACAGCGGGTGCGCCCGCGTCTGATCGCGGACTACATCGAGCAGTGTGCCCGGAACGGCGAGTTGGGCAGTTGGACCGTCGCACTCGTCAGCAGCTCCCAGGCGGCCTCCACGCTGTTCGTCGGGGGCCACGAGGTGGGGCCGGTGCGACGGGCCGCCCTGAACGAGGACTTCCGTGGGGAGGGCCGGTACACCATCCGACGGGTGCTCAGTCCCGTGGACGAGCAGCTCGACCTGGACGAGGGGCAGGTCGAGCGGGCGTTTGATGCGACCAAGGCAGAGGCGCGGGAGAGGGAGAGGCCCAAGGAGCCGAAGGAGCCCTCAGGGGTCTACCTGCGTCGGCAGCGGGATCCCGGAAAGGCGCTCCTGTTGCTCTACCCGATCATCGTGGCCGCAGAAGAGGGAAGCGAGACGAACACGCCGACCTACCTCGTGGGTTTCCAGGTGAGCTTCCCCGTGTCCGAACGCCACGTACGGACGGAGTACCTGGCGAACAGGATCTACCTGCAGGAGGACATCTATCCGCTCGACGCGGGGGAGGACGGCGAGTGA
- a CDS encoding very short patch repair endonuclease yields the protein MFRLVASCDRVVQLTGGRVTGWVSTEKSAHLKGRRSRDTSPEIALRRAVHRLGLRFRLQRKVARRCTADFVLPRHRVAAFVDGCFWHGCPAHGPSDFRGPNAERWADKLEANRARDLRNTVAAEAAGWVVVRVWECEIRQDVEAAARKIAAACVRTTTSAPMRGR from the coding sequence GTGTTTCGGTTGGTGGCCAGCTGTGACCGGGTCGTCCAACTCACAGGAGGTCGCGTGACCGGCTGGGTGAGCACCGAGAAGAGCGCGCACCTGAAGGGGCGGCGGTCCCGGGACACGAGCCCCGAGATCGCTCTACGGCGTGCCGTCCACCGACTCGGGCTCCGCTTTCGTCTGCAGCGGAAGGTGGCCCGGAGGTGCACCGCCGACTTCGTCCTGCCGCGGCACAGGGTGGCTGCCTTCGTCGACGGCTGCTTCTGGCACGGCTGTCCGGCCCACGGTCCCAGCGACTTCCGCGGTCCCAACGCGGAGCGCTGGGCGGATAAGCTGGAAGCGAACCGGGCCCGCGATCTGCGCAACACGGTTGCAGCCGAGGCGGCGGGTTGGGTTGTCGTACGGGTGTGGGAATGCGAGATTCGGCAGGACGTGGAGGCGGCTGCTCGTAAGATCGCAGCCGCCTGCGTCCGCACTACGACCTCGGCTC
- a CDS encoding PD-(D/E)XK motif protein produces the protein MSVTEEDWTELETPQGAPGRSQRRLYPYSPVDIHLSVGHPNGDRMLVISSDAHSAGHVVRTVQHLPRTAGIEIQLNAVSRLEYELRLVLKAGELREVFNPLVTDVAETASLAVDAAGALSAAVERYERWQDLLRTVGSTGLTPEARRGLVGELVVLRDRLLGVLPDLEAVGAWAGPTGANQDFQLARVALEVKTSTAKRPQTLRIASERQLDSTGVPALLLCLVSLDERQGGSGQSLNQVVDGVRRRLAGSAARARFDGALTQAGYLPGHRELYDEHRYTLRDMRFWHVRDEFPRLVESDLPEGVSDCRYHVAVGGLEDYRATDDEVAALTGGTDG, from the coding sequence GTGAGCGTCACAGAGGAGGACTGGACTGAGCTCGAGACGCCGCAGGGAGCGCCGGGGCGCTCGCAGCGGCGGTTGTACCCGTACTCGCCGGTCGACATACACCTGTCAGTGGGTCATCCGAACGGCGACCGGATGCTGGTCATCTCGTCTGACGCGCATTCGGCAGGTCACGTCGTGAGGACGGTCCAGCACCTTCCGCGTACCGCCGGGATCGAGATCCAGCTCAACGCGGTGTCCCGCCTTGAGTACGAACTCAGACTCGTACTCAAGGCAGGCGAACTCCGAGAGGTGTTCAACCCTCTGGTCACCGACGTTGCCGAGACGGCGAGTCTCGCCGTCGACGCTGCTGGGGCGCTGTCCGCCGCAGTCGAACGCTACGAGCGGTGGCAGGACCTGCTTCGAACCGTGGGCAGCACCGGGCTGACGCCAGAGGCTCGGCGCGGCCTCGTCGGCGAGCTCGTCGTCCTGAGGGACAGGCTCCTCGGCGTGCTCCCGGACCTGGAAGCGGTCGGGGCATGGGCCGGCCCCACCGGGGCCAACCAGGACTTCCAACTGGCGCGAGTCGCGCTGGAGGTGAAGACCAGCACGGCCAAACGACCGCAGACGCTCCGGATCGCGAGCGAGAGGCAGCTTGACAGTACCGGGGTGCCCGCGCTGCTGCTCTGCCTGGTCTCGTTGGACGAGCGGCAGGGCGGATCGGGGCAGAGCCTCAACCAGGTGGTCGACGGTGTCCGGCGCAGACTCGCGGGCTCCGCAGCCCGCGCGCGGTTCGACGGGGCGCTCACGCAGGCCGGCTACCTGCCGGGACACCGCGAACTGTACGACGAGCACCGGTACACCCTGCGCGACATGCGCTTCTGGCATGTCAGGGATGAGTTTCCCCGTCTGGTGGAGTCCGACCTGCCGGAAGGGGTCAGTGACTGCCGCTACCACGTGGCGGTCGGCGGTCTGGAAGACTACCGAGCCACGGACGACGAAGTCGCGGCGCTGACCGGGGGAACCGATGGCTGA
- a CDS encoding AIPR family protein encodes MAEQDLSEYARSLVADVQATAEAEGSTTHPAVFTARVLYDLEQAGVLENPFSAYHSGRGFEVYGYGVSTDGTTLDLFVTEFDLAPLDRKATKAQMDAAFKRLLGFARRCREGLKQYIDESSDVHDMCEAVDKALSEVARIRLFYLSNRICTASEVPPTEFDGLPVSREVWDLARLHRNETSGSLAEPIMVDFDPPLPCVLTPSDEPDHSVVLGVIPGSTLADLYESHWTRLLELNVRSFLQARGNVNRGIRETILKAPGRFLAYNNGITATATEVGFVRDSEGRPTHVSSVQGLQIVNGGQTTASLYYARARDRADLSHVQVQMKLTKVAPERLTDIVKRISEYSNTQNRVTQVDFSSNDAYHVDVQRYTRSLWAPAADGSTQETHWFYERARGQYTDELTKAQTPSRQKKFKQINPLKQKFTKADLAKYVHSWEQLPHLVGRGAQKNFVEFTIRLADDPPKVDVQYCRRVIAMAILFKAVDKIAGVHKAASHKSLVTTYTMARLSLAAGRRIDLDRIWHEQRISPVLEAAIDSLCPLVMKTVLRPQRGNNVGEWAKKGDCWDAVSRVSWTVPGELEQELREVPLHAASLSVGSDVATEGREAELLAVPVDEWFAIARWAKETHSLDPWQRQLVQAVGRRLELDEKVPVTQASQALHTRNEALGLGFRP; translated from the coding sequence ATGGCTGAGCAGGACCTGTCCGAGTACGCGAGGAGCCTCGTCGCGGACGTGCAGGCGACGGCGGAGGCGGAGGGTTCGACGACCCATCCGGCGGTCTTCACCGCCCGCGTCCTCTACGACCTGGAGCAGGCGGGGGTGCTGGAGAACCCCTTCTCGGCGTACCACTCCGGGCGGGGTTTCGAGGTATACGGCTACGGGGTCAGTACGGACGGCACCACGCTGGACCTGTTCGTCACGGAGTTCGATCTCGCACCGCTCGACCGCAAGGCGACCAAGGCGCAGATGGACGCGGCCTTCAAGCGGCTCCTCGGCTTCGCCAGGCGCTGCCGGGAGGGGCTGAAGCAGTACATCGACGAGTCGTCCGACGTGCACGACATGTGCGAGGCGGTGGACAAGGCGCTGAGCGAGGTCGCCCGTATCCGCCTCTTCTACCTCAGCAACAGGATCTGCACCGCCTCCGAGGTGCCGCCGACGGAGTTCGACGGGTTGCCGGTGAGCCGCGAGGTGTGGGACCTTGCACGGCTGCACAGGAACGAGACGTCCGGCTCGCTCGCCGAGCCCATCATGGTCGACTTCGACCCACCGCTTCCGTGTGTGCTGACTCCCAGTGACGAGCCTGACCACTCGGTCGTGCTCGGAGTGATTCCCGGCAGCACGCTGGCCGACCTGTACGAGTCGCACTGGACGCGGCTGCTCGAACTAAACGTGCGATCGTTCCTCCAGGCCCGGGGCAACGTCAACCGCGGGATCCGGGAGACCATCCTCAAGGCGCCAGGGCGCTTCCTGGCCTACAACAACGGAATCACGGCCACCGCGACCGAGGTCGGGTTCGTCCGGGACTCGGAGGGCCGGCCGACCCACGTCAGCAGTGTCCAGGGGCTGCAGATCGTCAACGGTGGGCAGACCACCGCCTCGCTCTACTACGCTCGGGCGCGTGACCGGGCCGACCTGTCCCACGTACAGGTCCAGATGAAGCTGACCAAGGTGGCGCCGGAGCGCCTCACGGACATCGTCAAGCGCATCTCGGAGTACTCGAACACACAGAACCGGGTGACCCAGGTCGACTTCAGCTCCAACGACGCCTACCACGTCGACGTGCAGCGCTACACCCGTTCTCTCTGGGCGCCTGCCGCCGACGGCAGCACCCAGGAGACGCACTGGTTCTACGAGCGGGCCCGCGGCCAGTACACGGACGAGTTGACGAAGGCCCAGACTCCGTCCCGTCAGAAGAAGTTCAAGCAGATCAACCCCCTCAAGCAGAAGTTCACCAAGGCCGACCTGGCCAAGTACGTGCACTCCTGGGAGCAACTGCCGCATCTGGTGGGTCGAGGTGCCCAGAAGAACTTCGTGGAGTTCACCATCCGGCTTGCGGATGATCCCCCCAAGGTCGACGTCCAGTACTGCCGGCGGGTCATCGCGATGGCGATCCTCTTCAAGGCCGTCGACAAGATCGCCGGCGTCCACAAGGCAGCCAGTCACAAGAGCCTGGTCACGACCTACACGATGGCCAGGTTGTCGCTCGCCGCGGGACGCCGCATCGACCTCGACCGAATCTGGCACGAGCAGCGGATCTCGCCTGTCCTGGAGGCGGCGATCGACTCGCTCTGCCCGTTGGTCATGAAGACGGTCCTCAGGCCGCAGCGGGGCAACAACGTCGGCGAGTGGGCGAAGAAGGGGGACTGCTGGGACGCGGTCTCCCGGGTGTCGTGGACGGTACCGGGGGAGCTGGAACAGGAGCTCCGGGAGGTTCCCCTGCACGCTGCGAGCCTGTCTGTCGGAAGCGACGTGGCCACGGAAGGGAGGGAAGCGGAGCTTCTCGCCGTTCCCGTCGACGAGTGGTTCGCGATCGCCCGATGGGCGAAGGAGACACATAGTCTTGACCCGTGGCAACGGCAGCTGGTCCAGGCAGTGGGTCGGCGCTTGGAACTCGACGAGAAGGTGCCCGTGACCCAGGCGTCCCAGGCACTGCACACGCGGAACGAGGCGTTGGGGCTCGGCTTCAGGCCGTAG